The Rosa rugosa chromosome 1, drRosRugo1.1, whole genome shotgun sequence genomic sequence agaaacaaaaaacacaCATCCTATACAGTACAATTCTAAGCAAAAAATAAGCAAAAGCCTTGAACACAGGCTGTTTccgtttcttcttttctccaaATTACTTCTCAACCTAGCATTAGTTATCTCTTTAGCTGTCAGAACTAGGGGATCTAACACCAGTTATCAAGAGGCACATCCGGAACATATTGGTCATCTACTTGTTCAAAGTTCCCAGCATGGATGTAGTTTCCGTATCACTTTCAAGTAACTTCATGGCCTCTACCAACTTTTGTTTGACAATTCTTGTTCCAGAATCACACAATGAGCCTATACTGAAAACATTATTCCCTTCATGCGTCAACTCACTCAGGCGCAGTGATTGGGCAGACTTTGCCCTTTTACATGAGAGCTCACATAAACCACCACTCATCACATTCTGTTTTTTCGCCCCTCGAGTCCATCTCTTCACTATGTATTGAGCTGGTATGCTCATGAAGTTTTTAAGATCCAATACTTTCAGGGCATGACGACACAACACTCCCATGGATTCAAATAACTTACATGAACAACAAATCATGGAAGTAGTGGAGTTGTACTGAATAGTGTAGACTCTTTGATGACCTTCTTCAATTGCTTCATATACATACTGGTTGCCATCATTACCAACTTCCATCATCCTCACCCCAAAGGTACTTAAAAGCTCATTTTCAAAGAATGAATACATTTTAATAGTGTACTCTGCAGCTGCATGCTTAAAGATACCCGTGTTCACTTTAAGACGAGGCATACCATTTTTACAACGAAAATCCTCTTCCGCCTCTGCTGATCGTAacacttttgtttttttctcgTAATGCTGTGCCAAACCAATGAGATCCATTGTTTTTGTAGAAATTTGATGGAAAGTAGTATTAATGTTCTCACCCCTCTGGTCACATCCGATATTAGCTGTGAAAGTGTCTGAGCTAAAAGTAGGACACCATTTCTCTCGAAGTAAATATAACTTTTTCAGCCACAAATTATTCTCAAGGTTGAACTTTTTAACCATATCATCCCACGTAGCTTCAAATTCTGCTTCGGTGACACAATCATGAAAACATTTGTTAAAGCATTCCTTGAACTCAGGATTAGCAAGGTGGCTAGCAAGATATTGTGAAGCATTCTTAGAGATGTTCCATGTGCATAGTCGATGATGTGTCCCTGGAAGTATAATTTCAATCGCTTTTTCCATGGCATTATCCTCATCTGTAAAAATGGTTTTAGGCCGTTTATTTCCCATAGACTCCAGAAAAGTTTCAAACAACCAAGTAAATGAATCGGTTCTCTCGTCCGATAGAAAAGCACAACCAAATAGGACATTCTTCCAGTGATGATCAACCCCCACAAATGGAGCACAAATTAGATTGTATTTCTGGGTTCGGAATGTGGTGTCAAAGAGTACAACATCTCCAAAGCAATCATAGTCCAGCTTTGATCTACTATCTCTCCAGAAGAAATTTGTGACACGGTTATATTGATCCACTTGCACACTGTAAAAGAAATTTGAATCCTCCATTTGCTGATGCTTCAAATAATCAAGTAAGCTTTGTCCATCTGCTCCTTCAATCATTCCTTCCTTCATCCTGTGCAAACAATTATGGCCAGCATTATCAGTACTGCCCATTTCTTTTTCCAagtgtgattgtgattttgttgGTCTTACACTCACATCAACCTTAGAACCGATGATAGCTGCACGAACAGTTGGTATATGTCGACTTGATCTCAGAAATTGTCTCTCTTCAGGCTTAGCAAACTCGTGATTATGAACCGGATTGAACTGAGCAATCTTCCATTTACCATTATCAACAGTGAAGCGAATCATCGCCTTACAACCGGTTCTTGTGTCCAATCTTCTCACTTTTTTCACTTCCCCCATCTCCTCATCTAGTGGAAACCCCTCTTTGGAACAAAAATAGTCTCGCTGGCGGACATTATTTTGGGCATCTCTTCGCACAGTCCCTTTACGGATACTAAAACCTTTCTCGAAGGCATATGTGTTGTATAGCTCATAAGCTTCAGTTTCATTAGATACCTCCATCCCCACTCTTAGCTCATCACTTTCTCCAACCTTGCCACCATTTTCTAATATATTCCTCTGCCAACCACTATCCATTTACCTAATCGACAGCCTAATCATAAACAACAGATTTTCTATTACTGTTTTGACAAAACAGAAAACAGGGCAAGCAAAGTTCACACATTCAAGTCTAAACCAACAACATTCTCGTGAAACATTCGGAAATGTGTAATGAAAATCTATCTTCGTGAACAATCATATTACTCACCAAAAACTATCTCTGAAAATTTTCACCAGAATTTCATAAAGAAAATAACACCCAGTTTCATAAACCAGATACCCAACAATTCGAAAGTCACTCTCCTGTCCAAAAATCCAAGAAATCCAAACCCAAAAAATAAAGTGAGGCAGAAGTGCTACCTGTTTTGCCAAGAAGGAGACTTTCTGAGTCTGAGGTCACAATCGCCGTTCAAAGTTGACTTCTTTCTGCAACTGGATTATGGGTTCGAGTGACGGAGAGGATATATATAGAGCAGAAAGAAGGCTTTGGTATTCCCAAGAGTTTCTGTAAACCAAGTTAATGGTATTGGTGGGTGTAAATTGTAAAACGACCTAAACGCACCGTTTTGTTTACTTCTTTTAGCTGCGCATTGATCTTGTCAAAATTCTAGTACGAGCTTGGTTTTACGGTCTTACCTCTACTCTAGTGCCAATACCCTTTCCTTCACATAAATAtaatctactttttttttttggcttttggTGTAATTTTACAGATTAGAATTAATGGTTAGGAAAAACCATTCATCGTTGACAAGGCAGGGCAAAGCTCTCTCTCCTCAGTAATTCACTGACTTCAGAACACTTCAGCTGCATGACAACTCTCTTCCAGAAAGCAATAGCTTATGAACTGAAATTAAAACGGAAAACGTAGAATCTTGGGCCGAATTTTGACATGATCCTTCATTTCATGCCAAATCCATTAATGGTATAAATCTATACAACTTGCTGCATTACAAAGCACTACCAAAAAGTAAAATTCAAAAGTATTGACAAGAAGCATGGTAACTGTATAGTGTATACATCTAAAATATGTTCAATCTAGCAGTTTCCCTTCATCTCTCGCAACCGTTCCACACTTCAGTCATCCAGAACCGCAGCACAGACAGATGAGTCATCTGCTCTTCTCAAATTTCTAACCATGTCGGTAGTTTCTGCATCACCTTCGAGTAACTGCATCGTCTCTGCTAACTTCTGTTTGACAATCCTAGTTCCAGAATCACACAATGAGCCTAAACTGAAAACATTAGTTCCTTCGTGCATCAATGCACTTAGGCGCGACGATTGGGCAGACTTTGCCTTTTTGTATGGTGACTTGGAGAAATCAGTACTCACCACAATCCCCTTCTTCGCCCCTTTGGTCCATCTCTTCGCTATGTACTGGGCTGGTATGCTTGTCAAGTTTTTCAAATCCAATACTTTTAGAGCATGACGACACAACACTCCCATAGATTCAAATAACTTACAAGAACAGGAAACCCTAGCAGTAAAACAATCATATCGAAATCGAATTCTATAGACTCTTTCATAACCTTCTTCAGTAGCTTCATAAATACACTCATTCCCATCAGTACCGACTTCTGTCATCCTCACCCCAAAGATACTCATGAGCTCATTTTCAAGAAATGAATACATTCTAACAGTATACTCAGTAGCTGTTTGCTTAAAGACACCACTATTTATTGTGAGACGAGGCGTGGCATTTCTACAACGAAAATCCTCTTCCAACTCTTTGAATCGCATCACTTTTGTTTTTTCCTCGTAATGGTGTGCAAAACTGATCAGATCCCCATTTGTTCTAGATATTTGATGGAAAATATTGTTCATGCTCTCACCCCTCTGGCCGGATGCAATATTCGCAGAGAAAGTATCTAAGCTAAAAGCAGGGCACCATTTCTCTTTAAGTGAATACATCATCTTCAGCCACGAGTTACTTTCAAGGCTGAATGCTTTAATCATGTTACCCCATGCAGCTTGAAACTCATCTTCAGTAAAACAATCATGAAAGCATATGTTGACGTGCTTCTTGAACTCGGGATTAGCATAATGACTAGCAAGCTGTAGCGTAGCATTCTTAGAGATGTTCCAACTGCACAATCGGTGGCGTGTCTCTGGAAGCACACTTGCAAGTGCATTTGCGATTGCTGTATCCTCATCTGTGAAAATGGTTTTAGGTTGTTTATGTCCCATTGACTCCAGAAATGTTTTAAACAACCAAATACATGAGTCGACGctcttatccaataaaaaagCACAACCAAATAAGACGTTCTTCCAATGATGATTAACTCCGACAAATGGAGCACAAATAAGATTGTATTTGTTGGTCTGAAATGTAGTGTCAAAGCAGACCACATCTCCAAAGCAATCATAGTCCAACTTTGATCCACCATCTCTCCAAAAGAAATCTGTTATCCGACTAAATTGATCGACTTTCACACTATAGAAAAAGTTCGGATCCTCAATCTGTTTATGCTTAAAATAGTTAACCAAATTTTGTACATCCCTGGCTTCCATCATTTCTCCCTCCTTGCTTTGCAAAAGACTATGATAATCTTTATGAGTGAACCCAACACTGTCAGCACTGCCACATTCCTTTTCCAAGATTGGGTATGCTTTCACTGGTGTGCTACTCTCATCAACCTTATAACCAACGATAGCTGCACGAACACTCGGTATATTTCTACCCGATCTcagaaattttctttcttcaggACTCGCAAACTCATGATTATGATGCGGATGAGTGTAAGAGATCTTCCACACACCATTTTCCACATTGAACCGAAATGCAGCCTTGCACCCCGTCCTCGTCTCCAACCTCCTCACCTTTTTCACTTCACACAAGTCCTCATCTCGCAGAAACCCTTCTTTCGAACACAAAAACTCTCTCTGCCTGGGATTATTCTGCGCATCTTTTCGAAGGTGCCCTTTACGAATACTAAACCCTTTCTTATATGCATAGTTGTTGCACAGCTCATAAGCTTCAGCTTCACTAGACACCTCCATCCCTAGTTTTAGCTCCTCACAATCTCCAAACTGATATCCCTCATCACCATTTTCTAACATCTTCTTCTGAAAACCACTTTCCATTACAGCCTACTCATAAACCCCAAATTTTTCTAATACCTGTATACAACATAGTAGTAAAACCCAGACATGTGAGACACGTATTTGGTACCTATTCTAAGTATTGGAAAATATAATCAAAAGTTGTTCTCAATTTCTCTGAAATTATATCCAATACATCAAATTTCATAAACAAAATTACACATCAACCTCCAAAAGTTTCAAAACAGAAATGCATAACAACCAACGCAAATTGCAGACAGAGGAAACTACCTGGTTCGCCGAGAAACAATACCCAAGAGTCCAAGACGTGATACGACGCCGTTTATGCTGCtatgagagaaagaaagaaaagaaaagagaggacTTTGGAGTTTTATACTGCAATGGCTCTGGGTCACTATCCAGAGAGAGAGACGGTGCGTTTTGCTCCTCTTTGCTGCAAAACGCACcgtttcttctttctcttttctttcgtCAAATAGACTCCTGGggttttcctttcaaaaaaaaaaaaagactcctGGGGTTTatgaaagtttgaatctttcaATGCAAAACCTCTCTCGCAAATTCTCAACTCTCCCAATTCCCAAGCTTTCACCTTCACACCCACAACCCGCCACACCCTTCACCCCATACTCTGAGATTCAGCATTGCCGTAAGATCTTAGAGCACAAAATCATTACTATTCTAGACGTGTGCAACACCCTCAACCATGTCAAGCAGGTTCACGCTCACGTCATCGGAAATGGGCTCAGCCAATACAGCTACGTCATCACCAAGCTCGTCCGCACGCTCACCAAGCTCGGAGTCCCAATGCCCACCTACCCGGAACTCGTCTTCCGGCAGGTGTTGCACCCGAACCCGTTTCTCTGGGCGGCTATGATTAGAGGGTGTGCAATTGAAGGAACTGTTTCTGAAGCGGTCAAGTATTACACTTTGATGAGGAGGGAGGGCACTGGGCCGGTTTCGTTTACGTTCTCGGCGCTGTTCAAGGCCTGTGGGAGTGGTCTGGATGTGAACTTGGGCCGGCAGATACATGCGCAGACGGTTTTGATCGGTGGGTTTGTGGCGGATTTGTACGTGGGGAACACTATGATTGATATGTATTTGAAGTGTGGGTTTCTGGATTGTGGGCgcaaggtgtttgatgaaatgcctgAGAGGGATGTGGTTTCGTGGACCGAGTTGATTGTGGCGTATGCCAAGAGTGGGGATATGGAGTCGGCGAGGGACTTGTTTGAGGATTTGAGTTTGAAAGATATGGTGGTGTGGACGGCTATGGTTACTGGTTATGCCCAGAATTCGATGCCGAAAGAGGCGTTGGATTGCTTTGAGAGAATGCGAGGTGCTGGTGTAGGGCTCGATGAGGTTGCATTGCTCGGGGTCATTTCGGCTTGTGCACAATTGGGTGCTTCCAGGTATGCTAATTGGGTTCGAGCCATTGCTGAGGAATCTGGTTTTGGGGCAACTCAGAATGTGCTTGTGGGATCTGCATTGATAGATATGTTCTCCAAGTGTGGGAGCTTGGATGATGCATACAATATTTTTCAGGGGATGAAGCAAAGGAATGTGTTTTCTTATAGCTCGATGATTTGGGGATTTGCAGTGCATGGAAATGCCAATGCAGCGATAGGATTGTTTCATGAGATGCTGACCACTGATGTAAGGCCGAACCGGGTTACTTTTATAGGTGTGCTAACTGCCTGCAGCCACGCGGGGATGGTTGATCAAGGTCGGCAGTTATTTGCAACGATGGAGAAGTATTACAATATCACTCCATCAGCTGATCATTACACTTGTATGGTAGACTTGCTTGGTCGAGCTGGGCGCTTGGAAGAAGCTCTCGAGCTAGCTGAGACAATGCCGATAGTCGCACATGGAGGTGTGTGGGGAGCACTACTTGGTGCGTGCCGTATCCATAAGAACCCCGACATTGCTCAAATTGCTGCCAGCCATCTATTTGAGCTTGAACCTAATAATATTGGAAACTATGTGATGCTCTCCAACATATATGCATCAGCAGGAAGGTGGGATGATGTTTCAAGTGTTAGGAAGCTGATGAGAGAAAAGGGTCTGAAAAAAAACCCTGCATATAGCTGGGTTGAAACAAAGAACGGACACGAAAAGTTTTGTGCAGGTGAAACGAGTCACCCCGAATACAACAAGATTAAGAAGGCGTTGGAGGATCTTCTAAACAGATTGCAGGATCTTGGCTATAGGCCAAACCTAAATTCGGTGGATTATGATGTGGGGGATGAAGAAAAGATGCGTATATTGATGGCTCATAGCGAAAAACTGGCTTTGGCATACGCATTGCTCTACGCAGATTCTGGTTCCACCATTAAGATCGCCAAGAACATAAGGATTTGTGAAGACTGTCACGCCTTCATGTGTGGTGCATCACGGGTTACAGGAAGGCATATTATTGTCAGAGATAACATGAGATTCCACCACTTCGAAAATGGGACTTGTAATTGCGGCAACTTTTGGTGATTCAAGTACTGTTGGGAGTGTATTTAACCAAGATTATGGAGCAAGATTTGATAAGCGGAAAGCTGGCTCGGAAACGCAATTCTAGCTGCCTCAATATCTCATAGCTAAGGCTGGTAACCATATATAAGTCTACAAAACCCTTCAAAATATTTTCATAGAGCTTTTTCTTGGTGCCTTGAGCCTTTGATTGAAGCCTCAAGCAAGGTTAATACAGTCTCTGTTTCGCACATCTTTTGTATGAGGTGACTAATTATAGGTGTTTAATGGGCTGGATCCTTTTCCTCAGTAGCGGTGGGTGAACAAGAACATTAGACGGCAAAGTTCAGAGGCTCAATGAGCACAGATCAACATATATAAACGATTACAGTGagcatttttctatttcttgCTTTCCAAATCCTTCCCTTACAACCTTGTGGACCTTATACACAACACTGCTTATTATACCAGTAGTACTATAGGTGCATAGGTGCTTATCAACTTATTCAGCTATCAACAAGCATTTACATTAGATGCATATATAGATAGTCCATCGATCAGTCGATTTAATGGTGGCCGGGAAGCTTCTCTTTGATCTTGTCCATCATGCCCTTCTTCTCATGGGCTCTGGTATCAAACGGTGGCGTATTAGTTGTGCCGCTATGGTCACTGTTGCTGCCTGGCAGCTTCTCCTTATATTCTCCTTCaaacccttcttcttcctcctcccgcCGTACCCATCATCCTCAGACTATAAGTTCATAACCAATCTAACATCGATCACCTAATTAATTCAAACACAAAAGTCAATTGATTAGCATGCAAAGAGTGATCGAGACTCACAGAGCTTGAGCTGTCAGAGAGGTGAAGCGGGACGCCGTGACCGCCCGCCGTTGTTGCAGCGAAGGCAGTTGGCTCAGTGGCCGTGCCATGAGTTCCGTACCTTGTTCGATCTAGTGTCATGAGTGCCGTACCCGCCGGTTGCTTCAGTTACACCGTGGTGAACCGGGTCTTCAGTCCCGCAGATCGGGTTTCCAAACTCGTCAGTGGTCTTGTCTCTGCTGTACTCACTCTGGTAATGCGCCATGTTGATCAGTTTCCCAAAGACGCAAACAGTTTTTGTGCAAATGATCGAAATTGTATCTGATGATGTGATTATTAGAGCAAGTATTTTGGAAGATGGATTGGAATGGGACTTGATTCGTTTGTATAGGGAACCTCTGCATGGACACGTACGTACGACTGAGGGCGTGGAACTGCCCGGAGGCGACGATGTACGACTGAGTCGATACGGATAAGCTAAGAGAAGTTTTTGTCTCCTAGCCAGCAGGGGAAACTAAGCTCGTGGTGCACCTCATTGCGTCGATAATTAGGATTTGTGAAGATTAATGCCATGGCTTCATGGTGGTGCATCACATGCTGGCTGAAACAATGCCAATAGTCGCCCATGGGGGTGTGTGGGGAGCACTACTTGGTGCGTGCCGTATCCATAAGAACCCCGACATTGCTCAAATTGCTGCCACCTAGCCCTGGCAACGTGCGGGTTCTTAATGGGCTGACCCGATAAAAATCCGTTAGCTTAACTGGTTTTGCGGGCTAAACccggcgggtttgcgggttatccgttggaacccgttaagacctgtaaactttttttttttaactttttatcaaAGCAACTAGAACCAGTTAAGACttatgtatataatttttttgacAACAACATTACTATGATATAGTACACTGCAAGTAGCTTTTTTGACATTGAAAGACAATTAAGTTGCCTATAAGAACGAAACAAGAATATACAATTAATTACTATTCAAACAGAAAATGGAGATTCCAACATTCAAAAGATAACTATTGGCTCTGCAATAACTATTTGTCATAGTCAAAGTAGTATTAGATCTGAAGCCATAGTCATAAGGTGCTATATATAAAGCAGTCCTCCAAGAAGATTACTAATTCAAAGTTGAAGATCTACATACATACACACGCGGGAGTAGACCATAGCATCGCGTATTTTTACAATTAATGCCTCGTTTGGTAATGCTTGCTAGAATAAGATAAAGTTTGAGAGTAaatcaaatttaaaaaaattaaaaatcctaAAAGTTTGCTAGAAATGGGTTTTTGGGAAGGGTTTTGagttaacgggttccaacgggtTTAGCACGCAAAGCCTGTTAATTTGCGGGTTTTTTACGTGCGGGTTTTTTTTAGCCCGGATTAATAAATGGGCGGGTTTGTGCGGGTTTTTAGCGtgcgggtttgcgggttatGGGTTTAAATGCCAAGCCTACTGCCACCCATCTATTTGAGCTTGAACCTAATAATATTGGAAACTATGTGATGCTCTCTAACGTATATGCATCAGCAGAAAGGTGGGGTGATGTTTCAAGTGTTAGGAAGCTGATGAGAGAAAAGGGTCTGAAAAAGAACCCTGCATATAGCTGGGGTTGAAACAAAGAATGGGGGCATCGAAAAGTTTTGTGCAGGTGAAACCAGTCACCCCGAATACAATGAGATTAAGAAGGCGTTGGACGATCTTATAAACAGATTGCAGAATATGCAGGGTTATCAGCCAAACCTGAATTCGGTGGATTATGATGTCAGGGATGAAGAGAAGATGCATATATTGCTTGCTCATAGCGAGAAGCTGGCTTTGTCATACGCATTGCTCAGCGCAGATTCTGGTTCCACCATTAAGATCATCAAGAACATAAAGATATGTGAAGACGTACTGTCATGCCTTCATGTGTGGTACGTGCATCAAAGGTTACACCACTTCATGAGATTCCACCACTTCGAAAATGGGACATGTAGTTGCGGGAATTTTTGGTGATTGAAGAAGATTTGATAAGGGGAAAGCTGACAATTTGGTTAATAGAGCTTTTTTCAAAATAATTTCAGAGCTTTTTTGGGTGCCTTGAGCTAGCCTTTGATTGAAGCCTCGAGCAGGGTTATATATACACTTATACATTCTCTGTTTCGCACAGTATTTTGTATGAGGTGATCAATTATAGGTATTAATGGGCTAGATTTTTCCTCAGTGCCGCTACTGGGTGAATAAGAACATTAGATGGCAAAGTGCAAAGGCTCAATGAGCACATATTGACATAAACTTTCTAAATCCTTCCCTTACAACCTTGAGG encodes the following:
- the LOC133742848 gene encoding dehydrin DHN1-like, whose product is MAHYQSEYSRDKTTDEFGNPICGTEDPVHHGVTEATGGYGTHDTRSNKSEDDGYGGRRKKKGLKENIRRSCQAATVTIAAQLIRHRLIPEPMRRRA
- the LOC133717274 gene encoding pentatricopeptide repeat-containing protein At5g44230, translated to MQNLSRKFSTLPIPKLSPSHPQPATPFTPYSEIQHCRKILEHKIITILDVCNTLNHVKQVHAHVIGNGLSQYSYVITKLVRTLTKLGVPMPTYPELVFRQVLHPNPFLWAAMIRGCAIEGTVSEAVKYYTLMRREGTGPVSFTFSALFKACGSGLDVNLGRQIHAQTVLIGGFVADLYVGNTMIDMYLKCGFLDCGRKVFDEMPERDVVSWTELIVAYAKSGDMESARDLFEDLSLKDMVVWTAMVTGYAQNSMPKEALDCFERMRGAGVGLDEVALLGVISACAQLGASRYANWVRAIAEESGFGATQNVLVGSALIDMFSKCGSLDDAYNIFQGMKQRNVFSYSSMIWGFAVHGNANAAIGLFHEMLTTDVRPNRVTFIGVLTACSHAGMVDQGRQLFATMEKYYNITPSADHYTCMVDLLGRAGRLEEALELAETMPIVAHGGVWGALLGACRIHKNPDIAQIAASHLFELEPNNIGNYVMLSNIYASAGRWDDVSSVRKLMREKGLKKNPAYSWVETKNGHEKFCAGETSHPEYNKIKKALEDLLNRLQDLGYRPNLNSVDYDVGDEEKMRILMAHSEKLALAYALLYADSGSTIKIAKNIRICEDCHAFMCGASRVTGRHIIVRDNMRFHHFENGTCNCGNFW
- the LOC133717280 gene encoding protein FAR1-RELATED SEQUENCE 5-like; protein product: MDSGWQRNILENGGKVGESDELRVGMEVSNETEAYELYNTYAFEKGFSIRKGTVRRDAQNNVRQRDYFCSKEGFPLDEEMGEVKKVRRLDTRTGCKAMIRFTVDNGKWKIAQFNPVHNHEFAKPEERQFLRSSRHIPTVRAAIIGSKVDVSVRPTKSQSHLEKEMGSTDNAGHNCLHRMKEGMIEGADGQSLLDYLKHQQMEDSNFFYSVQVDQYNRVTNFFWRDSRSKLDYDCFGDVVLFDTTFRTQKYNLICAPFVGVDHHWKNVLFGCAFLSDERTDSFTWLFETFLESMGNKRPKTIFTDEDNAMEKAIEIILPGTHHRLCTWNISKNASQYLASHLANPEFKECFNKCFHDCVTEAEFEATWDDMVKKFNLENNLWLKKLYLLREKWCPTFSSDTFTANIGCDQRGENINTTFHQISTKTMDLIGLAQHYEKKTKVLRSAEAEEDFRCKNGMPRLKVNTGIFKHAAAEYTIKMYSFFENELLSTFGVRMMEVGNDGNQYVYEAIEEGHQRVYTIQYNSTTSMICCSCKLFESMGVLCRHALKVLDLKNFMSIPAQYIVKRWTRGAKKQNVMSGGLCELSCKRAKSAQSLRLSELTHEGNNVFSIGSLCDSGTRIVKQKLVEAMKLLESDTETTSMLGTLNK
- the LOC133717265 gene encoding protein FAR1-RELATED SEQUENCE 5-like, producing the protein MESGFQKKMLENGDEGYQFGDCEELKLGMEVSSEAEAYELCNNYAYKKGFSIRKGHLRKDAQNNPRQREFLCSKEGFLRDEDLCEVKKVRRLETRTGCKAAFRFNVENGVWKISYTHPHHNHEFASPEERKFLRSGRNIPSVRAAIVGYKVDESSTPVKAYPILEKECGSADSVGFTHKDYHSLLQSKEGEMMEARDVQNLVNYFKHKQIEDPNFFYSVKVDQFSRITDFFWRDGGSKLDYDCFGDVVCFDTTFQTNKYNLICAPFVGVNHHWKNVLFGCAFLLDKSVDSCIWLFKTFLESMGHKQPKTIFTDEDTAIANALASVLPETRHRLCSWNISKNATLQLASHYANPEFKKHVNICFHDCFTEDEFQAAWGNMIKAFSLESNSWLKMMYSLKEKWCPAFSLDTFSANIASGQRGESMNNIFHQISRTNGDLISFAHHYEEKTKVMRFKELEEDFRCRNATPRLTINSGVFKQTATEYTVRMYSFLENELMSIFGVRMTEVGTDGNECIYEATEEGYERVYRIRFRYDCFTARVSCSCKLFESMGVLCRHALKVLDLKNLTSIPAQYIAKRWTKGAKKGIVVSTDFSKSPYKKAKSAQSSRLSALMHEGTNVFSLGSLCDSGTRIVKQKLAETMQLLEGDAETTDMVRNLRRADDSSVCAAVLDD